cacattctAATAGAGGtgtatttttccttttcaaaatattcttttatATTAGGTTTTAATTCAACTTAGTCAATAATGTtggataattttcattaattttagtaataaaaataacagctGGTTACTACATGTGTACACGTGCATACACGTTCGTTTCATAATGAGCAACCACTGTAAATATAATCATATCTTTCCAAATATAGTACTTAAATATTGCATTTGAGTGAATAAAATAGTTGTGAAAGATGAAATATGTTGCCTAAATGctgttttatttaaattaaattagatTTTATTAGGTTCAGATTTGGCATATTGTATAGAAATATACTCGATTGATATCATATATCGAGTAAAGAAGATAACTGGGAAATATCATCAGTGTCTGCTGTTCAATATTCCCAGAACAGACAGGGCAATTTAAGTAGACAcataacaaatattttgaatgccaaaaaTTAGACAATTTATGTTTTTTCAGGTATAGAGTGGGATtcttatttattgaaaaagtttaTACGAAATTTAATGCTGATTACATTGAGTGACGATATCCGTCAGTTAAAAGATCTATCCATACCACTTGTTGTGTGGAAAAAGCTATCaaagaagttgaaaataaatgagaaaGATTTGAAGTATTTCTGGCTTGTGAAGTTGCATATGCAATTATTTTGCAAAGAGCGAGTTTACCTAAATGATgttaagataaaaataattgaatagtAAGTTACCAAgtatgatgaattttttcattagctTTTTTCTAGTTACGATATTGtcaattaaatttatacatattattcattatggtatttttatataaaataatctAAGAACCGAtgtcaatttttcatgaaCTCTATTAACTTCTTTTTGTAACTAGCATCTATGCAATGGGAATATCTGAATGGTGGGAGCTTGAATGGTCAggtatatcgaaaaaatttgatggCATGACTTCCACATTTCTGTCGACAATATTTAACAGTATGGTTCatgacgaaatttttcaaggcAAGCAATTGAGTGGTGAGTGTACACTCCAATTATCACATTATAATATGTATCCATAATTAAGGataacgaaaaatttattactggATCCAAATTATAGCCTACACGATCTATGAATCAATTCCGTGGAATCTTTTTCAGAAATTGTGGAATATTTGTATCACGTTAAAAAACCACAATTACAAGAAGCTACCATGGACAGATGTCTGCCTAGAATTGTTTTTACAAAACATACCGTCAAACTGTTAGACACAGAATTGGATGATCAActcaaattaaagaaattacTCATGGAAAGTTCTGTTGAAAACTCGGCGGACTTTGACAATACTGGTAATTTCAGTTGACTGTGTCTGAATGGAATCtattagaaataaaatatctaatCAACACTACCGCAtagtatattatttatttacagaaATAACAAACGTATCTGACAAAACAAGTGAGAGCGATGACTTAAACTCTGAATGACGATTCTTCCTGATGAGATGTATGCGGAACAAGGATAAATTGGGACTTCGTTTAATAGATACAAAACTGTTTTCTCGCATTCAACATGTAGCTGTATATTCCGTTCCAACTCAAGAacttttttactaaaaataaatatcttctTTCGCAGGATAATTACTTGGTTTTTAATAGCCCACCTTTATTATATAAGGTGTGTAATTGAGATAAGAGTTGAGAAATCACACGTTACTATGtatttgttattcaaatgaattttattactttttttttttaaataaatctaCAACACGAATTCAATTAAGTTTGTAATAAAAAgagtttttccaaattttgctTAGAATATTAATTTAACTGAAGGTATTGGCCAATCACTCCACATATTGGTGCACAGTTTCAGCCAACCTTAGAGTCTTTTTTGATTGTCAAGGTCTCGAGTGCGTTTAGTCTCCTTTTCAAtcgctctctctttcgctTTTTGATACAAAGGCACCAGTTTTCCCTCTTTAGCCAATAGTTTAAGCAACTCCATTATGAGTGGCAAATAGTTATGCTTTCGCCTGATGTTTTCTATTTGATATCTTTTAGATTTTCCAAGTTCCTCCTCTATGAGTGACTGCAAGCGAGCTATTTCAGCAGGATTTCCTGGTCCCACAGCCATCTTCTGTCGCTCGTACAACAGTTTTCGATCCGATACCAATGCCATCAAATTAAAATGGATTTCCCCTTCATTGTACCTGAtgcaataatataaaaaattttcagtacaTTTCATGATTGGATTATGAAGTACCTCATAAAAGTATTAAGTATGTTAAAAAGAAAGCTTCACAATTCGAATCATggatttatgtaaaaaaaatttcgctgtGATCTGTCTTAATTGCCTTGATTTAGAATTAATATCAGTAAAAACGAAGTGAGCGTTGTCAGTACTTGTTAATTCGCTTCTGAATGATTGGCTTTGCAGCCTGAACCCATTGGTCACCAATGGGGCAAGGTCCGAGATCAACAGGGCCCTCCTTAAGCCCATCTAGCTCATACAAACGACCTTCAATTGGCAAATAGCCAACAAAATGGAAAACGTCTTCATCTTTAGATGACTGCCTGGAATCGTATTCGAACAGGGTTTGCCTAAAATATATGAAGGTTGTATAATTCTTTCATAATTTCCTTAGCCGCACAATGTGTTGAGATGCAACTAAcgaatgtatttatatacctgGAAAATGAGTTGTGCACTTCTCTGATAACATCACAATTACTCAGAGCTAAACCTCGCATATTGGCGTCAaaactttggcaaaaattttttaaatcttcgaGCGTTGTGCCCAGTGATACATCTGGATGCTTACAGTTCAGTAAAATGCTTAGAATGGCTtgtgttgcacaagcattgtTTATTACCTGTAAAATTAATGATATATAAGGAAAAAAGTACTGTGGCAGCATGACTGCAAGTTCTATTACTTCCGATTCAAAAGTCTTCACTTTGTACAGAAGgaaattgttattttggtaCAGTTGagatttattcattaattattcaGTATTATGTTACCTGCTTGGCAAAGAATATTTTCTCAAGACGGCTGTCTTGCACAATATTGCCAGATGGTTCGTCGTCTTGAACCCATTTGAATAGGAAAATCAGTCCATGTATCGGCCTGCAAAGTAATAACGTGTGAAGAAATAGCAAA
The sequence above is drawn from the Neodiprion pinetum isolate iyNeoPine1 chromosome 2, iyNeoPine1.2, whole genome shotgun sequence genome and encodes:
- the Uch-L5 gene encoding ubiquitin carboxyl-terminal hydrolase isozyme L5, encoding MAESAGNWCLIESDPGVFTELIKEFGVKGAQVEELWSLDDEQFENLKPIHGLIFLFKWVQDDEPSGNIVQDSRLEKIFFAKQVINNACATQAILSILLNCKHPDVSLGTTLEDLKNFCQSFDANMRGLALSNCDVIREVHNSFSRQTLFEYDSRQSSKDEDVFHFVGYLPIEGRLYELDGLKEGPVDLGPCPIGDQWVQAAKPIIQKRINKYNEGEIHFNLMALVSDRKLLYERQKMAVGPGNPAEIARLQSLIEEELGKSKRYQIENIRRKHNYLPLIMELLKLLAKEGKLVPLYQKAKERAIEKETKRTRDLDNQKRL